TTGACCATAACCAGAAGATCGCTTCAACTCATCAACAACTAAGTCATCAACATACAAAGACTTTCCTGATGCCAAACAGGTAAAAATACGAAATCCCGCCACTGCCACAGTTTGTTCTTCTTTTTGTAAAAAAGCAAGTTTGTATCCTTCTTTTGTTTGATGCCGAATTTGTTGGATAAAATCAGCTTGTTGAAGATGTGGGCGTAACTGGGACATAACAGGGAAACACCCTAAAATTTGAGCGTCAGACTCTGCCAATTGTACTAACATAAATGTTGTTTATTCTGTATCTGTTGCTTTATTCTCAGTATATTGCTCTAAGAATTGTTTTAGGTGAGGTTGGTCTAATTTCAGCTCGATTTCTTTAGCTTTGGCAGTAATTTTCTCTGGTGTTAAACCGTCTTGAATTGAAGGAATAATTGTGTCGTACCTACGAAGCTTTGGAGCGAATGAA
This genomic interval from Scytonema hofmannii PCC 7110 contains the following:
- a CDS encoding GNAT family N-acetyltransferase, with protein sequence MLVQLAESDAQILGCFPVMSQLRPHLQQADFIQQIRHQTKEGYKLAFLQKEEQTVAVAGFRIFTCLASGKSLYVDDLVVDELKRSSGYGQQLFQWLIQYAQNHQCQHLSLDSGVQRFAAHRFYLMQRLSITSHHFSMELY